In Candidatus Kapaibacterium sp., the genomic window TTGTAAAATCATTGATAGAAAAGGGAATGTAATAGCAAACAAATCATTCCCTGTTGATGACGAATCTATTAAAAAGTCTATTTGGAGCCGGACACCTATTCAGCATAGTTGTATGTTTGCACGCATGGATAAAATGCGTGAAGCAGGTTTCTATTCTGGTAAAAGAGACCCTTCGGAAGACTTAGAACTGATGTTAAGGACATTGAGCATTTTCAAATTCGCAAATCTTCCCGAATATTTAGTCAAATATCGCATTCATGGTGCCAATTTGATTTTCACTAAACAAAGAGAAATAATCAGACGCTCTGTGAGATTGCGCAAGAGTGCCATGAAAGAGTATGGTCATCAGGTTTCATTAATAGACAAGTCAAAGAATAATATGATTTGGTTTTTGCAATTTTTCCCAAAGAAATTTGTGTATTGGCTATTTTACAAACTGATTGTCAAAGAAAAAGAATTGTAAATATGAGTAGTACCAATCAGCCCGAGTCGCACCCTTCGCTCCTTGCTTTTTTTGAAAGCAAACCACTTGCTTTTTTATTTGGAGCCGTCAGCTTCATTGTTATTGTGATTTTCTTCAATTTTCTGACAAACAATTTTCTATATCTTTTTATTGATATTGGTAGTGACACTGCGACGGGCTTCTTCCCGAATTTCTATGGATATGTGACTTATTTTGGGATGCACGGGATTCCAACTTGGACTTTCACCGAGGGTATGGGCTCGAATGTGTTTCCGGCAGTATTTAGCAACCCGATGCATATACTTTTTTTCCTTTTCCACCCTGATGCAATTCCCTATGTGATTTTATTTCTGGCAATTCTCAAGTTATACATTGCTGCCTACTTTTTCTATCGCTATCTCAGATTGCTCGATTTGTCCGCATTTTCATCTATTGTCGGGAGTTTGTTGCTAACCTTTTCGGGGTTTATGATTCTCGGTGGCACCTGGTATCTTTTCTCAGCAGAAGGTATGCAATTTGCAATTTTCCTTTTCGGAATTGAAAGTTATATCAAGAGGCGCAATATTACTGCATTTGTAATTGCAGTCGCTTTGACCGCCGTACAACAGCCTTTCAATTTGTTCTTGATTTCGCTTTTTGCAGTTTTATACCTTACAATGCGAATCATTGGCGATGAAAATAAAAGCATAAAAGAGCTTTCTTTGCTGTTCGGGAAATTCATTTTGCTCGGGGCGCTTGGAATCGGACTAAGCTTTGTCTTGTTCTATGCCAATTTTAACCGTGTAATGGAATCTCCCAGGGTTAGTGGTGAGGCTTCATATACCGAATCTTTATCGCAGAAGCCTTTCTATGAAATTGCTTCATCGGTAGAATTGCAAACGGCAGTTTACAGGTTTTTGTCATCGGATATGGCGGGTGCCGGAAATGATTATACGGGCTATATCAACTATCTCGAAGGTCCGATGGGATATGTAGGTTTGTTGTCATTGCTATTGGTGGCTCAAACTTTTACATGTCTCACAAAGCGGCAGAAAATCTTCTTCATCATCATTTTCAGTATGTGGCTGATTAGTTCCATATTCCCGTACTTCAGATACGCTTTTTGGCTTTTCAATGGTGATTATTATCGCACATTTTCATTCTATTTTTCATTCTACATCGTATTTTACGCTATCAAATCGCTCGACATTATTTTCACTGTTGAAAAAATCGACCTAAGACCACTTATCTTTAGTACAGTTGTTATACTCGCAATGGCATTGTTCAATTTTGAACCTTCGGTTGTACCAAACGAAACTATGCAGGTTTTGGTTCTGACTTTCGTGATTTTTTACATCGCAGTATTTTTCATGATGAGGGAAAAATCTATTCTCCCACATCTGCCGAAAGCCTTGCTGGTCTTGATTACGCTCGAATTAGCAGTTTTTTCGTATATGACAATCAACGATAGAGGACTCTTGACAATCGAACAATACACAAGCAAAACGGGATATTTTGATTATACAAATGAAGCAATTGCGAAAATTAAATCTCGCGACAAATCATTTTTCCGAATTGACAAGGA contains:
- a CDS encoding glycosyltransferase family 2 protein, with the translated sequence MDIDNVQISVLMPNYNGAEFIAEAIESVLNQTFRDFELIIVEDASTDNSREIIDKYAAADSRIKVIQNETNQFVNISCNIGLRAAKGKYYARLDSDDISMPDRLEKQYEFMEANPDISICGAFCKIIDRKGNVIANKSFPVDDESIKKSIWSRTPIQHSCMFARMDKMREAGFYSGKRDPSEDLELMLRTLSIFKFANLPEYLVKYRIHGANLIFTKQREIIRRSVRLRKSAMKEYGHQVSLIDKSKNNMIWFLQFFPKKFVYWLFYKLIVKEKEL
- a CDS encoding YfhO family protein, producing MSSTNQPESHPSLLAFFESKPLAFLFGAVSFIVIVIFFNFLTNNFLYLFIDIGSDTATGFFPNFYGYVTYFGMHGIPTWTFTEGMGSNVFPAVFSNPMHILFFLFHPDAIPYVILFLAILKLYIAAYFFYRYLRLLDLSAFSSIVGSLLLTFSGFMILGGTWYLFSAEGMQFAIFLFGIESYIKRRNITAFVIAVALTAVQQPFNLFLISLFAVLYLTMRIIGDENKSIKELSLLFGKFILLGALGIGLSFVLFYANFNRVMESPRVSGEASYTESLSQKPFYEIASSVELQTAVYRFLSSDMAGAGNDYTGYINYLEGPMGYVGLLSLLLVAQTFTCLTKRQKIFFIIIFSMWLISSIFPYFRYAFWLFNGDYYRTFSFYFSFYIVFYAIKSLDIIFTVEKIDLRPLIFSTVVILAMALFNFEPSVVPNETMQVLVLTFVIFYIAVFFMMREKSILPHLPKALLVLITLELAVFSYMTINDRGLLTIEQYTSKTGYFDYTNEAIAKIKSRDKSFFRIDKDYHSAWSKHMSFLDAMAQNYFGTETYNNFNQKYYVNFLAGMKVFDPKNEIATRWSIGLKHRYYLQIMANTRYRLCKNDWLGYERFGAELVDSVDKIKIYEYKNFVPFGSSYDSYITESEFAKLPIIHSDVMTLRAIVIADSLKKNYYDYKELKHSDTLQQYSPNDIAKFSATISNEHLKMKNFTQKVIEGSITVSTDKIVLITTPFDKGWKLQVDGKPHEIKIVNHGLIGIKLPKGNHEIKLEYGLRNLGLSILISGISALLLISLNLYKRKRNAKATD